The Aquipuribacter sp. SD81 genome contains the following window.
GGCGCGCCGCGGCGCCCACGCTCGCGGTGACGCGCCCGCGCGCCGTCCCGGGGGCCTGCACGTCCACCGAGGCGGTCGCGCGGGCCGCGACCCGCGAGATCTCCAGCTCGTGGACGTCCTCGCACACGGCGAGGAAGGCGTCCTGGCCCACGCGGGAGAGGGTGTCGCCGAGGCGCAGCGTCCGGCGCAGCCGGGCCGAGACCTCCACGAGCACCGAGTCGCCCGCCGCCTGGCCGTGCGCGGCGACGAGGTCGTCGAGGCCGTCCAGCGCCAGCCACAGCACCCCGACCGAGCGGCCGGAGCGCGTCGAGCGCTCGAGGGCGTTGACGAGGCGGTCCACCGCCACCTCGGGCTGCCGCAGCCCGGTGAGGTCGTCGACACCCGACCCGCGGCCGGACTCGCGGGCGTCCGGCGCGTCGCCCTCCCCCGCGACGTGCAGCAGCAGGCTGACGAGCTCCTGCTCGGCGGTGCGGACCGCCGACACGGTGAGCCGCACGGGCACCGGCGCGCCGTCACCGCCGGTGTACGCCGCACCGCCCTGCCAGGTGTCCCGCTCGCCCCGGGCCACCTCGCGCAGCGCGGTGAGGACCTCCTCGCGCCCGGCCCCGGTGAGCAGCTCGTCGTGCCGCCGGCGCAGCAGCGCCCCGCGCGCCTGGCCGAGCACCCGGGCGAGGGAGTCGTTGACCTTGCGCCACGAGCCGTCGGGTCCGAGCACGGCCGTGCCGACAGGCGACTGCTCGACCGCCCGGCGGAACAGCTCCTCGGCGACGTCGAGACGACGCTCGGCCTCGACGAGCTCCGCGGCCGGGCGGGTCGCTGACCGCAGCTCCACCACGCGGCCGGTCGTCGCGTCGAGCCGGCCGGTGAGGGCCGTCTCCACGAGGCGGTGCTCGTCGTCGGCGCCGCGGAAGCGGTACCGGACGGTCACCCGCTCCCCCGCCGCCGCCGAGGAGTGCGCCCGGTCCA
Protein-coding sequences here:
- a CDS encoding PAS domain S-box protein — protein: HGAAPAAPAAGAGPVRWVRVDAALVDGAGGRVGVAALVVDVTADVHARVAVAVETLRTRRLLAPERDLVLRVSRWGKVVGAGEACEDVLGRPVDDVVGCSVVEFVSPADRPGVKARFDGLAFGEEAVLRVRVRRRGGERRWTRLGMRWVDQDLSEAHVVLADEHDAVVASSEADELREHLSTVCLTSHETVGLHGADGTFTWVSDRAAHDLGWEPEDLLGRPLHALVHPDDVARVDRAHSSAAAGERVTVRYRFRGADDEHRLVETALTGRLDATTGRVVELRSATRPAAELVEAERRLDVAEELFRRAVEQSPVGTAVLGPDGSWRKVNDSLARVLGQARGALLRRRHDELLTGAGREEVLTALREVARGERDTWQGGAAYTGGDGAPVPVRLTVSAVRTAEQELVSLLLHVAGEGDAPDARESGRGSGVDDLTGLRQPEVAVDRLVNALERSTRSGRSVGVLWLALDGLDDLVAAHGQAAGDSVLVEVSARLRRTLRLGDTLSRVGQDAFLAVCEDVHELEISRVAARATASVDVQAPGTARGRVTASVGAAARPCAGSEDPGQVAEELLASADAAARQVRLRGGAGWHHVRHTFV